Part of the Tepidibacillus fermentans genome, CTTATTAAATAAGTTTATTGACAATATAAGATAGTTGAGAGAAAAGTATAAATTGTGTAAAAAAAGATTGCTATATAAAAAAATGGGCGATATAATGAAAATGAAAGCGCAAACGTTTTCATTATAAAATGATTTGAAACTAAAAAAATATAGGGGGGGAATCATAAAATGAAAACGAAAAAATTCCTTTTAACAATGCTTTCTCTTTTTCTGTTGCTAAGCACTGTATTGTTTGGGTGTTCTTCATCCAGTACTTCAGAAAGTAAAGGCTCAGAAAAACAAGTTACTCTTGATATTTTCCAGTTCAAGGTAGAATTTAAAGATCAATTTGAACAAGTGGCGAAACAGTACGAAAACCAAAATCCAGGAGTCAAAATTAATATTACGACAGTTGGTGGCGGTGAAGACTACGGTGTAGCACTTAAATCTAAGTTTGCGTCAGGTGAAGAACCAGCGATTTTTAACGTAGGCGGACCACAAGATGTTGCTGATTGGGAAGCCAAGCTAGCTGACTTATCTGATACAAAAGCTGCAGCACAAGCACTTGAAGGTACACTCGATGGTGTTAAGAAAAACGGTCAAATTTTAGGTTTACCATATAATCAAGAAGGTTATGGACTAATCTATAACAAGAAAATATTTGCAAAAGCAGGTATTAATCCTGAAAACATTAAAACATATTCCGACTTAGAAAATGCAGTGAAAAAGCTAGAAGCTAACAAATCGTCTTTAGGTATTGACGCTGTATTTGCTTTCCCGGCAAAAGAAACATGGGTAACTGGACTACATTTATCTAACGTATTTTTGGCTCCTGAATTCAATTCCAATGTTGTTAATGCATTTAATGCAAAGACAGTTGAATTCAAATATGGAAATGCAATGAAAAAATTAGTTGATCTTCAAAATAAGTATTCTGTTCAACCAACAGTAAGTTTAGACTACTCAAAACAAGTTGAAGAGTTATTCTCAACTGGTAAAGTAGCAATGATTCAACAAGGTAACTGGGTATATAATTCAATAGCAGATATTGATCCTGAATTAGCTGAAAAAAATATTGGTCTTTTACCAATACCGGTTGAAGGATTTAAAGAAGATTCGATTCCAGTTGGCGTACCAATGTATTGGGCAGTAAATAAAAATAAAGATCAAAAAGTAGTAGCAGAAGCAAAGAAATTCTTAGATTGGTTATATACTTCTGATGAAGGTAAAGATATTGTCTTAAACAAGTTTAAATTTATTCCAGCATACAAAGGCTATGATTCATCAAAAATTTCAGATCCACTTTCAAAAGAAATTTATAACTATGCACAAAATGGAAAAACAATTGGTTGGGTATTTATGGGTTATCCAACAGGTTGGGGTATGGATAAATTAGGTGTGAACATTCAAAAATATGTAAGTAACAAAATGACTTGGGATCAATTAATTGCAGATTCCAAAAAAGCTTGGGAAGAAGCAAGAAATAAGTAATATCGGTTTTAGCAAATGGAAACAAGGCAACATTTTTAGTTGCTTTGTTTCCTTCTATTTCTACGTAGTGCAACTTGATTCATAGGACACTAATTTTGGAGGGTTATTAAATGCGAAAACAATCTTTATGGTACTGGTTATTTTTATTTCCAGTCCTTATCGCGTTAACAGTTGTTGTGATAATCCCATTTATTTTTGGACTATATTATTCTTTTACCAATTGGAACGGAATTCAAAGTACTGAATTTGTAGGTTTTAAACATTATATAAAACTTTTTCAAGATGGGGAATTCTTGCATTCCATTTGGTTTACAACGAAATTTGCGATCGCATCTGTTTTCTTTATTAACTTTTTTGGTCTTATATTAGCATTAATTGTGACGCAAAAATTAAAGACAAGTAAAATTATGCGTACGATTTTTTTTATGCCTAACTTAATCGGAGGGTTAATCTTAGGATTTATTTGGCAATTTATTTTTATTAAAGTATTTGCTGGTATTGGAGACTTACTTCATGTTGAAGGCTTTAGAGGTTGGTTATCAACGACAGAAACAGGCTTCTGGGGACTTGTTATTTTGATGAGCTGGCAAATGGCTGGGTATATTATGGTGATTTATATTGCTTATTTAGAAAACATTCCACAAGAATTATTAGAAGCTGCTGAAATAGATGGAGCAAATAGTTTCCAACGTTTTCGACATATTACGTTCCCACTTGTAGCTCCTGCATTTACCGTAAGTATGTTTTTGACACTATCAAATTCATTTAAATTGTATGATCAAAACTTATCTTTAACAGGAGGCGGCCCGTACGACTCTACTCAAATGGTTGCAATGAATATTTTTAAAACAGCGTTTTCGGAAAATCAAATGGCATATGCACAATCAAAAGCAGTTATATTTTTCTTAATTGTTACAGTGATCTCCTTAACTCAAGTATACTTTAACAAAAAAAGAGAGGTGGAGATGTAATGGGAAAAGTGCGAAAGTATGTTATTGAAATCATTGGAATTATTTTAGCCCTTATTTGGTTAGCACCGTTTTATTTAATGGTAGTAAACTCTTTTAAAACAAAACGAGAGATTTTTGTCGATACATTACGATTACCAGAAAAATTTACATTTAAGAATTATACTGAAGCATTTGAACGCTTAGATTTTATTCAAACCTTTTTCAATTCCTTATTGATTACAGTTATTAGCGTAGGCATTATTATCGTATTTTCATCAATGGCAGCTTATGCACTTTCTCGACGTAAAAGAAAAATTAGTTCTCTGATCTTCTTTATTTTCGTTGGAGCAATGCTCATTCCCTTCCAATCTGTAATGATTCCATTAGTGTATATCTTCGGGAAAATGAATATGTTAAATAGAATCGGATTAATCTTTATGTATTTAGG contains:
- a CDS encoding ABC transporter substrate-binding protein is translated as MKTKKFLLTMLSLFLLLSTVLFGCSSSSTSESKGSEKQVTLDIFQFKVEFKDQFEQVAKQYENQNPGVKINITTVGGGEDYGVALKSKFASGEEPAIFNVGGPQDVADWEAKLADLSDTKAAAQALEGTLDGVKKNGQILGLPYNQEGYGLIYNKKIFAKAGINPENIKTYSDLENAVKKLEANKSSLGIDAVFAFPAKETWVTGLHLSNVFLAPEFNSNVVNAFNAKTVEFKYGNAMKKLVDLQNKYSVQPTVSLDYSKQVEELFSTGKVAMIQQGNWVYNSIADIDPELAEKNIGLLPIPVEGFKEDSIPVGVPMYWAVNKNKDQKVVAEAKKFLDWLYTSDEGKDIVLNKFKFIPAYKGYDSSKISDPLSKEIYNYAQNGKTIGWVFMGYPTGWGMDKLGVNIQKYVSNKMTWDQLIADSKKAWEEARNK
- a CDS encoding carbohydrate ABC transporter permease, whose protein sequence is MRKQSLWYWLFLFPVLIALTVVVIIPFIFGLYYSFTNWNGIQSTEFVGFKHYIKLFQDGEFLHSIWFTTKFAIASVFFINFFGLILALIVTQKLKTSKIMRTIFFMPNLIGGLILGFIWQFIFIKVFAGIGDLLHVEGFRGWLSTTETGFWGLVILMSWQMAGYIMVIYIAYLENIPQELLEAAEIDGANSFQRFRHITFPLVAPAFTVSMFLTLSNSFKLYDQNLSLTGGGPYDSTQMVAMNIFKTAFSENQMAYAQSKAVIFFLIVTVISLTQVYFNKKREVEM
- a CDS encoding carbohydrate ABC transporter permease encodes the protein MGKVRKYVIEIIGIILALIWLAPFYLMVVNSFKTKREIFVDTLRLPEKFTFKNYTEAFERLDFIQTFFNSLLITVISVGIIIVFSSMAAYALSRRKRKISSLIFFIFVGAMLIPFQSVMIPLVYIFGKMNMLNRIGLIFMYLGFGSSLSIFLYHGTLNGIPKALDEAATIDGANRFQVFWYVIFPMLKPITVTVAILNTIWIWNDYLLPSLVINKEGIQTIPLKMFFFFGEYTKQWHLALAGLTIAIIPVIISYFFAQKQIIKGISEGAVK